The sequence CAGGTTCGGTTGCAATTGTGCGAGTCGGGCGTGGATGTCGGCCAGTTCGGTTTGCAGGTCGGCGTGATAGGTGTCGTGTAACTGGGTGATCCTTTGCTGTTGGGCTGCGATGGTTGCGGCAAGCGAGGCGACGATTGACTGTTGCGCGTCTAGATCTCTGGCTTTTTCAATGGCGTCGCGCTGCTTCTCGTCGGCAGCCAGACCGCTGACAAAACCTTCTTTTTCTAGCTTGGCGTAGGCTTCTGCACTGCGTTGATACAGCGGTAATGTTTGTTTTAATTTAGCGGAAATCTGCACCGCACTGCGGTACTCGTGCGTGGCTTTGATGACCAGTGATTTCTCTTGATCCAGACTGCTTAGAAATGCTTGCCTGTGCGCCAAAAATTGACGCTGTACCTGCGCGTATAGCTGCGGATCGTCTCCTGCTTTGGATGCCATCGTTTGATCTGCCAGTTCGGCATTGATCCGACGAATCTGCATGCGCTGGATATCAATATCCTTGCTGACGCCGTTACGATCGGCGTTGGCCAGTGTGGTATCGAGTTGGGCTAATAGTTGACCGGCCTTGACGCTATGGCCTTCATTGACGAGTATTTTTTTGACGACGCCAGGTTCTGCCGGTTGCACGATCTTGACTAAGGTTTGCGGGACTAGCTTGCCTTCGGCGGTGGCAATAATGTCGAGTTTGCCGAACGCAGTCCAAATGATCAATATTAAAATAAGAATCGATACTGTCCATAGAACCAATCGCTTGATGTGGCTTGGCGCTTCGGCTTCGATCAAATGCAGAGGATCTTGCCAACGATTGGATGAAGGCAGCGCCATGATCGGGGCCATGTTTTGCGCGAGCTCCGACTGATCTGGTTTGCCCCACTTGTCTGATGATGTGGAATTATTTTTTGATGATGTCGAATTATTTTCTGATGCTGTATTGATGCTTGCATTCAGATTTGCATTGTCCGGTGGCGTGGATGGCATTAATTGCCTCCTTCTGTTGCTTGCAATATGGAATTACCAAGCACATTGCTTTCTGCGTCAGGGTTAACCAATTGCGCGCCGTTTGCGGTTAGGCTAAATACGGCGTCGACCTTCAGTCCCTGCGGTAAGCCATGTGTGATAAATAGCATCGTCACCTTGCCCTTGAGAGAGTTGATGGTCCGAGCAAATTGCTCTGCGGTAGGCGCATCGAGGGCGCTGGTGGCTTCGTCGAAGATGAGGATGGTTGGCTGCTTTAATAAGGCGCGGGCGATGGCAATACGTTGCTTTTGACCGCCGGAGAGGCCGGCGCCACGTTCGCCAATTTCGGTTTGATAGCCTTGCGGTAAGGCTTCGATGACGTGGTGAATTTCTGCCATTTTGCAGGCGGTGGTGATGGCCTCAAAATTAGCGTTGGGGCTGGCCATTTGTAGGTTCTCAAAGATAGTGCCGGAGAAGAGCGTGGTTTCCTGCGGCACGACGCCGAAGTAGCTACGCAGTTCGTTGGCCGCGAGAT is a genomic window of Glaciimonas sp. CA11.2 containing:
- a CDS encoding HlyD family type I secretion periplasmic adaptor subunit, with the protein product MPSTPPDNANLNASINTASENNSTSSKNNSTSSDKWGKPDQSELAQNMAPIMALPSSNRWQDPLHLIEAEAPSHIKRLVLWTVSILILILIIWTAFGKLDIIATAEGKLVPQTLVKIVQPAEPGVVKKILVNEGHSVKAGQLLAQLDTTLANADRNGVSKDIDIQRMQIRRINAELADQTMASKAGDDPQLYAQVQRQFLAHRQAFLSSLDQEKSLVIKATHEYRSAVQISAKLKQTLPLYQRSAEAYAKLEKEGFVSGLAADEKQRDAIEKARDLDAQQSIVASLAATIAAQQQRITQLHDTYHADLQTELADIHARLAQLQPNLDKSIYKQGLMELRAPQDGVINDLATTTVGAVVQPGTVIMTLVPQDEQLYADVSVKNEDVGFVQIGQTAQIKLATYPFQKYGMLTGTVTRLSADASDPEKGSTNATGTSGNASGDDGNNARSTYKARIKLAHQILVDPQGNQLQMTAGMQVVAEIQQGKRTVLEYLLSPVQKAVQEAGRER